A genome region from Schlesneria paludicola DSM 18645 includes the following:
- the ilvD gene encoding dihydroxy-acid dehydratase, translating into MSQLNKYSARITQPRSQGASQAMLYGTGMTREDMDKAQVGISSIWYEGNTCNMHLNKLSEKVKEGVAAAGLWPMRFNTIGVSDGISMGTDGMSYSLQSRDLIADSIETVMSAQWYDANISIPGCDKNMPGCLMAMGRLNRPSIMIYGGTIRAGCLPLHPKLDIVSAFQCYGEYISGKITDEERQAIVEKSCPGAGACGGMYTANTMASAIEALGMSLPYSSSIPAEDPLKLGECVAAGKAIRNLLELDLKPRDIMTRAAFENAMVVIMATGGSTNAVLHLIAMARAVDVPLTIDDFQSVSDRIPYIADLKPSGKYVMEDLHYVGGTPAVMKYLLSKGLLDGSCMTVTGKTLADNLKDLAGLAEGQRIIQPIETPLKESGHIRIMRGNFSPEGAVAKITGKEGLVFKGPARVFDSEELMLKGLEEKQIQKGDVIIIRYEGPKGGPGMPEMLTPTSAIMGAGMGSDVALMTDGRFSGGSHGFIVGHVTPEAQEGGPIALVQNGDIITIDAKSNRIDVDLSEQELTRRRAAWKAPALKAKRGTLYKYIKNVKSASEGCVTDE; encoded by the coding sequence ATGTCCCAGCTCAACAAGTACAGTGCCCGCATCACGCAACCTCGCTCGCAAGGCGCCTCGCAAGCCATGCTCTACGGGACAGGAATGACCCGAGAGGACATGGACAAGGCGCAGGTCGGGATTTCCAGCATCTGGTATGAGGGCAATACCTGCAATATGCACCTCAACAAGCTGTCGGAAAAGGTCAAAGAGGGAGTCGCCGCTGCGGGGCTTTGGCCGATGCGATTCAATACGATCGGTGTGAGCGACGGGATTTCCATGGGGACCGACGGGATGTCGTACTCGTTGCAGTCGCGCGATCTGATCGCCGACAGCATCGAGACCGTCATGTCTGCCCAGTGGTACGATGCAAACATCTCGATTCCTGGCTGCGACAAGAATATGCCGGGCTGCCTGATGGCCATGGGCCGGCTTAACCGCCCTTCGATCATGATTTACGGCGGAACGATCCGAGCGGGTTGCCTGCCGCTGCATCCGAAGTTGGATATTGTCTCGGCGTTCCAGTGCTACGGTGAGTACATCTCTGGCAAGATTACGGACGAAGAGCGTCAGGCCATCGTAGAAAAAAGCTGCCCAGGTGCCGGTGCGTGCGGCGGGATGTACACCGCCAATACGATGGCGTCGGCGATTGAAGCTCTTGGTATGTCGCTGCCATATAGTTCGTCAATTCCTGCGGAAGATCCCCTGAAGCTGGGTGAGTGCGTGGCGGCAGGGAAGGCGATTCGGAATCTGTTGGAACTCGACCTGAAGCCTCGCGATATCATGACGCGTGCCGCGTTTGAAAACGCGATGGTCGTGATCATGGCGACAGGCGGCTCGACGAATGCCGTGCTGCACCTGATCGCGATGGCGCGGGCCGTCGATGTGCCGCTGACAATCGATGATTTCCAGTCTGTCAGTGACCGCATTCCCTACATCGCAGATCTGAAGCCAAGTGGCAAGTACGTCATGGAAGACTTGCACTATGTCGGTGGTACGCCGGCCGTGATGAAGTACCTTTTGTCGAAGGGGCTGCTCGACGGGAGTTGTATGACCGTGACGGGCAAGACGCTGGCCGACAATCTGAAAGACCTGGCGGGCCTCGCCGAAGGTCAGCGGATCATTCAGCCGATCGAAACCCCGCTGAAAGAGTCGGGGCATATTCGAATCATGCGCGGCAACTTTAGCCCCGAAGGAGCGGTCGCCAAGATTACGGGCAAAGAAGGGCTCGTCTTTAAAGGCCCGGCCCGCGTGTTTGATTCGGAAGAGCTGATGCTCAAGGGGCTGGAAGAAAAGCAGATCCAGAAGGGCGATGTGATCATCATCCGGTACGAAGGACCCAAGGGGGGGCCTGGTATGCCCGAAATGCTGACGCCGACGTCGGCGATTATGGGCGCGGGTATGGGATCTGACGTGGCTTTGATGACCGACGGCCGATTCTCAGGCGGATCGCATGGGTTTATCGTTGGGCATGTGACTCCCGAAGCTCAGGAAGGTGGTCCGATCGCTCTGGTGCAGAATGGGGACATCATTACGATCGATGCGAAGTCGAACCGAATCGATGTCGATCTTTCCGAGCAAGAACTCACTCGTCGCCGTGCCGCATGGAAGGCACCGGCGCTCAAAGCCAAGCGGGGGACTTTGTACAAGTACATCAAGAACGTGAAGAGTGCTTCCGAAGGGTGCGTGACCGACGAGTAG
- a CDS encoding aminotransferase class V-fold PLP-dependent enzyme: MKHLRISRRESLIALSAATAAFSMANTPIFGGLKGTTTPDWNQISKQFLLDKQLTYLNTGSLGSTPIPVLELRRKIEQKLESNPVGEGFGSVLRDAEAVAAKLAGLIGCHVKEVTVTRNTTESINFVAEGIDLKPGDRVLTSNNEHGGGLGAWKYLKKYRGIEIDVAEIASPPASEDEIVDQFKKAITPKTRVILCSYVTFSNGVKVPIAKLSELAHQKNCLMIVDGAQSTGGVPVNVKELGCDAYASSGHKFMIGPKGTGILYISETARDRIKPMQLDDGYGFYTAIRGTNCMPEAIGLGASIDWVDQIGRDAVYARLMTLRNALYEVLEKTNGIKIDSPPPGSSMASHLVCCSVIDREKYAKVQQQFAKDQVIVKGVGINGIDYRLSVHLYNTEADIAKFAESLKKGMA; encoded by the coding sequence ATGAAACACCTCAGGATCTCACGACGCGAGTCGCTGATTGCACTCAGCGCCGCAACTGCGGCATTCAGTATGGCGAATACTCCCATTTTTGGCGGACTCAAAGGGACCACCACTCCCGATTGGAATCAGATTTCCAAGCAGTTTTTGCTCGACAAGCAACTGACCTATTTGAATACGGGCTCGCTCGGATCGACTCCGATCCCCGTCCTCGAACTGCGTCGGAAGATCGAGCAGAAACTCGAATCCAATCCGGTCGGCGAAGGTTTCGGCTCGGTCCTCCGCGACGCAGAAGCCGTCGCCGCAAAACTCGCCGGGTTGATCGGCTGTCACGTGAAAGAAGTGACCGTCACTCGCAACACAACAGAATCGATCAACTTTGTTGCCGAGGGAATCGACTTAAAACCCGGCGACCGAGTCCTGACCAGCAACAACGAACATGGTGGCGGACTCGGGGCCTGGAAGTACCTGAAGAAGTACCGTGGAATCGAAATCGACGTCGCGGAAATCGCGTCGCCCCCCGCCAGCGAAGACGAGATCGTCGACCAATTCAAAAAAGCGATTACGCCGAAAACGCGCGTGATCCTTTGCAGCTATGTCACCTTCAGCAACGGCGTGAAAGTTCCAATCGCCAAGCTTTCAGAACTGGCGCATCAGAAAAATTGTCTAATGATCGTGGATGGTGCCCAGTCGACGGGCGGCGTACCGGTCAATGTGAAAGAACTAGGCTGCGATGCGTACGCATCCAGCGGCCACAAATTCATGATCGGCCCGAAGGGCACGGGGATTCTTTACATCAGCGAGACCGCTCGCGATCGAATCAAGCCGATGCAACTTGATGACGGCTATGGATTCTACACCGCGATTCGTGGGACCAATTGCATGCCCGAGGCGATCGGTCTGGGCGCTTCGATCGATTGGGTTGATCAAATTGGACGTGACGCCGTCTACGCCCGCCTGATGACCTTGAGAAATGCGCTCTACGAAGTTCTCGAGAAAACGAACGGGATCAAGATCGACAGCCCGCCGCCCGGCAGTTCAATGGCTTCCCACCTGGTTTGCTGCTCCGTCATTGATCGCGAAAAGTATGCGAAGGTACAACAGCAATTCGCCAAGGACCAGGTCATCGTCAAAGGCGTGGGCATCAATGGAATCGACTATCGCCTGAGCGTTCATCTGTATAACACCGAAGCCGACATCGCGAAGTTCGCCGAAAGCCTGAAGAAGGGTATGGCGTAA
- a CDS encoding sulfatase, translating to MKRSGRATRMIVLAILSLVVVAFGGWYAFSKPRMNVLLVTLDTTRADHVGCYGCADALTTTCDALAKEGVVFEQAYATVPLTLPSHASILTGLYPPETGIHNNGRGHLKDTFATLADSLRRQGYETGAFVGSIVLPARSGLSHGFQKYDDDMAGGERHGHEAHLMRSARLVIDSALNWLRGRPSRPFFCWIHLYDPHAPFEGHSEVFKDRFRGKEYDGDIAYADLQVGRLIKYLKDKGQYDHTMIVLVGDHGESFGEHEELEHGFLLYNATLRVPLIMSVPGACRAGYRVPTSVSLVDIYPTILKSLNLPLPAHVSGVDLTPALQGKLIEPRPCYSESEACYAAFRWAPLRSITTNSWKYINSTHEELYDLEHDPNELIDLAKSQPDQVEQMRLTLESVRESMVDCAESDTPFDAKHMKQLSALGYLGTTKTSPVGESEESLPDVKEMIGHYNAEIDARKMLSTNPEQAIEALQRIVLAAPKFLPARLTLATGLQKLKRFDEAIETYKQATEMNPGATDPHFDLAKLYFSRGQREQAIEQYETVLKIDPNYAMAHVNLASILMEQGDNDEARRHFKIGLEKFPESTVALFNYSVFLQRQGDLDAARRHLTRASLLDPQLPQIHYQLGLVLVQQQHFDEAATQFRETLRINPRFTGAIEQLKALQERR from the coding sequence ATGAAGAGATCCGGCCGAGCAACAAGAATGATCGTCCTCGCGATCCTCTCTCTCGTAGTCGTTGCTTTCGGGGGATGGTACGCATTCTCCAAGCCGCGTATGAATGTCCTGCTTGTCACGCTTGATACCACCCGTGCGGACCATGTCGGGTGTTACGGCTGTGCGGACGCTTTGACAACCACGTGTGATGCCCTGGCCAAAGAGGGAGTGGTGTTTGAGCAGGCCTACGCCACGGTGCCGCTGACGTTGCCCTCTCATGCTTCCATTCTCACCGGACTCTACCCGCCGGAAACGGGAATCCACAACAATGGCCGTGGTCACCTTAAAGACACGTTCGCCACACTCGCCGACTCGTTGCGTCGCCAAGGGTACGAAACAGGAGCCTTTGTAGGTTCGATCGTACTGCCCGCCCGATCTGGACTTAGTCACGGATTCCAGAAGTATGACGACGACATGGCAGGTGGCGAACGTCACGGGCACGAAGCACATCTCATGCGAAGTGCACGCCTGGTCATTGACTCGGCCTTGAACTGGCTTCGTGGACGCCCTTCACGACCATTTTTCTGTTGGATCCACCTGTACGATCCGCATGCTCCATTCGAAGGACATTCCGAAGTCTTCAAGGACCGGTTCCGAGGCAAAGAATATGATGGCGACATCGCGTATGCCGACCTGCAGGTCGGTCGACTGATCAAGTATCTCAAAGACAAAGGCCAATACGATCACACCATGATCGTATTGGTCGGTGACCACGGTGAATCGTTCGGTGAGCACGAAGAACTGGAGCACGGCTTCTTGCTGTACAACGCAACGCTGCGAGTCCCGCTCATCATGTCAGTGCCAGGTGCCTGCCGAGCGGGGTATCGCGTCCCCACGTCCGTATCCCTGGTCGATATCTATCCGACGATTCTCAAGAGCCTGAATCTACCCCTGCCGGCACACGTCAGCGGTGTCGATCTCACCCCGGCGCTTCAGGGTAAGCTCATTGAGCCTCGCCCCTGTTATTCCGAGTCAGAGGCGTGCTATGCCGCATTTCGCTGGGCCCCACTTCGTTCAATTACCACCAACTCGTGGAAGTACATTAACTCGACGCACGAAGAACTTTACGACCTGGAGCATGACCCGAACGAGTTAATCGATCTGGCGAAGTCTCAACCGGATCAGGTCGAGCAAATGCGGCTAACGCTTGAGTCTGTTCGCGAGAGCATGGTCGACTGCGCAGAAAGCGATACCCCCTTCGACGCCAAGCACATGAAGCAATTGAGTGCCCTCGGGTATCTGGGAACGACGAAAACGTCTCCAGTAGGCGAGTCCGAAGAGTCGCTTCCGGACGTCAAAGAAATGATCGGTCACTACAACGCCGAAATCGACGCCAGAAAAATGCTCAGTACCAATCCTGAGCAGGCCATCGAAGCGCTGCAACGGATCGTCCTAGCCGCCCCCAAGTTCCTGCCGGCACGCCTGACACTGGCGACTGGACTACAGAAGCTCAAACGCTTCGATGAAGCAATCGAGACCTACAAGCAAGCGACCGAAATGAATCCGGGCGCGACAGATCCCCATTTTGATCTCGCCAAACTGTACTTCAGTCGCGGCCAGCGAGAGCAAGCGATCGAACAGTACGAAACGGTCCTAAAAATCGATCCGAACTACGCGATGGCTCACGTCAACCTTGCCAGCATCTTGATGGAACAGGGCGACAATGACGAGGCTCGACGACACTTCAAAATCGGACTTGAGAAGTTTCCCGAGTCGACAGTCGCCTTATTCAATTACTCAGTCTTCCTGCAACGTCAGGGCGACCTTGATGCCGCTCGCAGGCACCTCACACGCGCGTCACTTCTTGATCCGCAACTCCCACAAATTCACTATCAATTGGGCTTGGTACTGGTCCAACAACAGCATTTTGATGAAGCGGCCACACAGTTTCGAGAGACGCTGCGAATCAATCCTCGCTTTACCGGCGCGATCGAACAACTCAAGGCACTTCAAGAGCGGCGCTGA
- a CDS encoding leucine-rich repeat domain-containing protein produces MSTTPTASANETATATSRGRTIKRIVVGVLIVPLAVFLVIELFALQAEQQTEQKRRSIAMVGGRIETERRVPMWLQSIAGPNSHSFLDRNCLVRVTMSGDKISDEQLATVQGLPDLVSLDLEDSLVTSAGMEVVAKLTSLESLKLAGSKVTDVAPLAQLPNLKTLILNFSDIRQEAFGSLAEFPSLRNLGASGLKLDDQGIELLAKCPHLEELSINGATLGEHGLVPLLAQKGLKFLSLKDAIVNVADVADFKKAMPGCKVVP; encoded by the coding sequence ATGTCCACAACGCCGACGGCCAGCGCTAATGAGACCGCAACTGCGACGAGTCGAGGTCGAACAATCAAACGAATTGTCGTTGGAGTGTTGATCGTGCCACTCGCCGTATTTCTGGTGATTGAGTTGTTCGCATTGCAAGCCGAGCAGCAGACCGAGCAAAAACGCCGCTCAATTGCCATGGTGGGCGGACGGATTGAAACGGAACGGCGCGTCCCAATGTGGCTGCAGTCGATTGCGGGGCCGAATTCTCATTCGTTTCTCGATCGGAATTGTCTGGTTCGAGTCACCATGTCGGGCGACAAGATCAGTGACGAACAATTGGCAACGGTGCAAGGGTTGCCGGACCTTGTGTCACTCGACCTGGAAGACAGCCTGGTGACAAGTGCCGGTATGGAAGTCGTGGCCAAATTGACTTCGTTGGAAAGTCTGAAGCTGGCTGGTTCGAAAGTGACCGATGTCGCGCCGCTCGCACAATTGCCGAATCTCAAGACATTGATCTTGAATTTCAGCGACATTCGTCAGGAGGCCTTCGGTTCGCTCGCCGAATTTCCGAGTTTGCGGAATCTGGGGGCGAGCGGACTAAAGCTTGACGATCAGGGCATCGAGCTATTGGCGAAGTGCCCGCATCTGGAGGAATTGTCGATCAACGGTGCGACACTTGGGGAGCACGGCCTGGTGCCATTGCTGGCACAGAAAGGTCTGAAGTTCCTGTCCTTGAAAGATGCCATCGTCAATGTCGCCGATGTCGCCGATTTCAAGAAGGCAATGCCCGGCTGCAAAGTGGTACCATGA
- a CDS encoding putative signal transducing protein yields MSTNQPESLVTVYSTPVEFDAEIVKAMLADVEIPSSVENANGPFPGIGAVPCQVMVPVEHEAAARKLVEEHEERLRLREGRDTDEYIYDDAEDGRDLV; encoded by the coding sequence ATGAGCACAAATCAGCCAGAGTCGCTCGTGACGGTGTATTCAACGCCCGTTGAATTTGACGCGGAAATTGTCAAGGCGATGCTTGCCGATGTTGAGATTCCGAGCTCCGTCGAAAATGCGAATGGCCCTTTTCCGGGGATCGGCGCTGTCCCATGCCAAGTGATGGTGCCTGTGGAGCACGAAGCCGCCGCGCGGAAGCTGGTCGAAGAGCATGAAGAGCGTCTCCGGTTGCGCGAGGGCCGCGATACAGACGAGTACATTTATGACGACGCCGAAGACGGTCGAGATCTTGTCTGA
- a CDS encoding RidA family protein gives MPLNIVNRRSFFRDCALVGTSVGVGSLLPHLFHRQFESSAVADETPHPSFEQRLKELKIELPPPSKPVAIYAPAIVTGNLLFTAGHIPWLPDGKLQQGRVGADLTLEQGADAARLVGLHLLTTLQQTLGSLDRVVRLVKALGIVNCTSDFTQQPKVINGFSELMVQVFGEVAGKGGRSAIGAGSLPSNVPVEIEAIFEVRPT, from the coding sequence ATGCCCTTGAACATCGTGAATCGCCGTTCGTTCTTCCGCGACTGCGCACTCGTGGGAACCAGTGTCGGAGTCGGTAGCCTGCTGCCACATCTCTTTCATCGACAATTCGAAAGTTCCGCTGTCGCCGACGAGACTCCTCATCCCAGCTTTGAACAGCGATTGAAGGAACTAAAGATTGAGCTACCGCCTCCGTCGAAACCAGTCGCCATCTATGCTCCGGCCATCGTGACCGGGAACCTGCTTTTCACCGCCGGACATATCCCCTGGTTGCCCGACGGCAAATTGCAGCAGGGACGCGTCGGAGCGGATCTGACCCTTGAACAAGGTGCCGATGCGGCGCGGCTGGTCGGCCTGCACTTGCTGACCACGTTGCAGCAAACCCTTGGCAGCCTTGACCGAGTTGTGCGACTGGTGAAAGCACTCGGTATCGTAAACTGCACGTCCGACTTCACGCAGCAGCCCAAAGTGATTAACGGTTTCAGCGAACTAATGGTCCAGGTCTTCGGGGAAGTCGCGGGGAAAGGCGGACGTAGCGCGATTGGCGCGGGTTCGCTGCCATCGAATGTCCCCGTCGAAATCGAAGCAATTTTTGAAGTGCGTCCCACGTGA
- a CDS encoding replication-associated recombination protein A, producing the protein MALFDRLEAANRDSVRPLAARMRPRTLDEFVGQSHIVAPGKLLRRMLESDRISSVVFYGPPGTGKTSLAELIAKHTKRTFRSLNAAAAGVKELRELLDKARSDVSTGGQRTVLFIDELHHFNKQQQNVLLPDVEEGIVALVAATTANPFFALIAPLLSRSQIFELQPLKAEDIQRLLERSLSDSVRGLGSRKVTGTPEALEFLATICDGDARRALSALEIGVLSLANDQKTFDLQAAEESIQKKQIRYDADGDDHYDAASAMIKSIRGSDPDAAVYWMARMLAAGEEPRFVARRLVIAASEDIGNADPQGLVLAQSAAAATEFIGMPECRIILAQAATYLALAPKSNAAYKAIDAALHDLETTRLLPVPMHLRDRHYKGAARLGHGDGYEYPHDASEGWVAQDYLGVERRYYEPVERGFEVELKSRLDELRERRQSGHAHPATQDDRH; encoded by the coding sequence ATGGCATTATTTGATCGGCTTGAAGCCGCGAATCGCGATTCGGTGCGTCCTTTGGCCGCTCGCATGCGTCCTCGGACGCTGGACGAGTTTGTCGGCCAATCGCATATCGTTGCGCCAGGGAAGCTGTTGCGACGGATGCTTGAATCCGACCGAATATCATCGGTGGTGTTCTATGGCCCACCGGGCACCGGCAAGACGTCGCTTGCTGAGTTGATCGCCAAACACACCAAACGCACGTTCCGTTCACTGAATGCGGCCGCGGCGGGGGTGAAAGAGCTACGCGAGCTTCTCGATAAAGCTCGAAGTGATGTTTCAACGGGTGGGCAGCGAACCGTTCTGTTCATCGACGAACTGCATCACTTCAACAAGCAGCAGCAGAATGTCTTACTGCCCGATGTGGAAGAAGGGATTGTGGCACTCGTTGCAGCGACGACTGCGAATCCATTCTTCGCGCTGATCGCACCGCTGCTGAGCCGCAGCCAGATCTTCGAACTACAGCCACTGAAGGCCGAGGACATCCAAAGGCTTCTTGAGCGCTCATTGAGCGATTCCGTTCGAGGGTTGGGGTCGCGCAAAGTCACGGGAACTCCCGAAGCGCTGGAGTTTTTGGCAACGATTTGTGATGGCGACGCCCGGCGGGCCTTGAGTGCCCTCGAGATAGGTGTTTTGTCGCTCGCCAATGATCAAAAGACCTTCGACCTTCAGGCGGCCGAGGAGTCGATTCAGAAAAAGCAGATCCGCTATGACGCCGATGGTGATGATCACTATGACGCCGCAAGTGCGATGATCAAAAGCATTCGGGGAAGCGATCCGGACGCGGCCGTCTATTGGATGGCTCGCATGCTGGCGGCCGGTGAGGAGCCACGCTTTGTTGCGCGGCGGCTGGTGATTGCCGCCTCAGAAGATATTGGGAATGCCGACCCGCAGGGGTTGGTCCTTGCGCAGTCGGCTGCGGCGGCAACGGAGTTTATCGGCATGCCGGAATGCCGGATTATTCTCGCACAAGCGGCGACCTATTTGGCGCTTGCGCCGAAATCGAATGCGGCCTATAAGGCGATCGATGCCGCACTTCATGATCTTGAAACCACGCGCTTGCTGCCGGTGCCAATGCATTTGCGAGATCGCCATTACAAGGGCGCAGCACGGCTCGGGCATGGTGACGGGTATGAGTATCCACACGATGCGTCTGAAGGGTGGGTGGCCCAAGACTATCTGGGGGTTGAACGTCGATATTACGAGCCGGTCGAGCGTGGCTTCGAAGTCGAACTCAAGTCACGTCTGGACGAGTTGCGAGAACGTCGCCAGTCTGGACATGCTCATCCGGCCACTCAGGACGATCGTCACTGA
- the pheS gene encoding phenylalanine--tRNA ligase subunit alpha: MDLGQTFANFQNLAMTAIAAATNAAELEQVRIEFLGKKQGKLKDLQTVLGQVPAEQRPEVGKRFNEIKDVVTQAWEERQQLLNRPKVAATAIDLTLPGIRPATGKLHPLTQTINEFQEIMSRFGFEVEDGPEIEDEWHNFVALNIPDDHPARDPLDNFYLATAAVAGGGPRLLRSQTSTIQIRVMENRKPPVRIVSIGRVYRPDEIDDTHHLMFHQMEGLMVGPDVTMASLKTVLRLFAAAYLGEDVHVRFRPSFFPFTEPSVEFDVQRGDGWLELGGAGMVDPNVLKAVGYNPDEVSGFAFGLGIARFCMMRHDIKNIRHFYSNDLRFLQQF; encoded by the coding sequence ATGGATCTCGGTCAGACGTTTGCCAATTTCCAGAATCTTGCCATGACCGCGATCGCGGCGGCCACAAATGCGGCGGAATTGGAACAGGTTCGAATTGAGTTCCTGGGGAAAAAGCAGGGAAAGCTCAAAGATCTGCAGACTGTCCTAGGGCAGGTGCCCGCCGAGCAACGTCCTGAAGTCGGCAAGCGATTCAATGAGATCAAAGATGTCGTCACCCAGGCATGGGAAGAACGACAGCAGTTGTTGAACCGGCCGAAAGTCGCGGCGACCGCGATCGATCTGACGTTGCCGGGGATTCGTCCCGCCACGGGTAAGTTGCATCCGCTGACGCAGACGATCAACGAGTTTCAAGAAATCATGTCCCGCTTCGGGTTTGAGGTTGAAGATGGTCCAGAAATCGAGGACGAGTGGCACAACTTCGTGGCGCTGAATATTCCAGACGATCATCCGGCCCGTGATCCGCTCGACAATTTCTATCTCGCCACGGCCGCCGTTGCTGGCGGCGGGCCGCGATTGCTTCGCAGCCAGACGTCGACGATCCAGATCCGCGTCATGGAAAATCGCAAGCCGCCCGTACGGATCGTCTCGATCGGACGCGTGTATCGCCCCGATGAAATCGACGATACCCATCACCTGATGTTTCATCAGATGGAAGGTCTGATGGTGGGACCCGATGTGACGATGGCCTCGTTGAAGACGGTCCTTCGGCTGTTTGCCGCAGCCTATCTGGGCGAAGATGTTCACGTCCGATTCCGACCCTCGTTCTTTCCGTTCACCGAACCAAGCGTTGAGTTCGATGTGCAGCGGGGCGATGGATGGCTCGAACTGGGTGGCGCGGGGATGGTTGATCCCAACGTGCTGAAAGCCGTCGGCTACAATCCCGATGAAGTCAGCGGATTCGCGTTTGGCCTTGGAATTGCGCGGTTTTGCATGATGCGTCACGACATCAAAAACATCCGACACTTCTACTCAAACGATCTGCGTTTCCTCCAGCAATTCTAA
- the rplT gene encoding 50S ribosomal protein L20 produces the protein MRISFSVARRRSHKRLFREVKGSYGGRKNLLRLVKETVVRNRVFAYRDRRNRKREFRALWIIRIKAAAEMRGLSYSRFIYGLSLAEIKLNRKTLSEMAIHSPEVFDEVTTLVREGLKKAGQAV, from the coding sequence ATGAGAATCAGCTTTAGCGTCGCACGTCGTCGATCCCATAAGCGCCTTTTCCGGGAAGTCAAAGGCAGCTACGGTGGTCGTAAGAACCTGTTGCGTCTCGTCAAAGAAACCGTCGTTCGAAATCGCGTCTTCGCTTATCGCGATCGTCGCAACCGCAAGCGTGAATTCCGTGCGCTGTGGATCATTCGAATCAAGGCGGCGGCCGAGATGCGCGGTTTGTCGTACTCACGTTTCATCTACGGTCTGTCGCTGGCCGAGATCAAGCTGAATCGTAAGACGCTGAGCGAAATGGCCATTCATTCGCCTGAAGTCTTTGACGAAGTCACCACGCTGGTGCGCGAAGGGCTGAAGAAGGCTGGCCAAGCCGTCTGA
- a CDS encoding putative quinol monooxygenase → MIYINVVLTVKDAADIADIQALLSEQGRLSRQEPGCLRFEVYHSQTDPRVFLLNEHWADQAAIDAHRKATAYTTIYQPKVLPRVERVPHPSDLVS, encoded by the coding sequence GTGATTTACATCAATGTTGTATTGACCGTCAAAGATGCCGCCGACATCGCGGACATCCAGGCCCTGCTGTCTGAGCAGGGGCGTTTGTCGCGACAGGAGCCCGGTTGCCTGCGGTTTGAAGTTTACCATTCTCAGACTGACCCGCGCGTGTTTCTGCTCAACGAACATTGGGCCGATCAGGCTGCGATCGATGCACATCGCAAAGCCACAGCCTATACGACGATTTACCAACCCAAAGTTCTTCCGCGTGTTGAACGCGTCCCACATCCATCCGATCTGGTGTCCTAA
- a CDS encoding DUF1559 domain-containing protein, whose protein sequence is MKLRRNRGFTLIELLVVIAIIAVLIALLLPAVQQAREAARRTQCRNNLKQLGLACHNYHDAYNLFPLGCGYSLWGWKVYILPYIDQGNQYNQINFTDGLDTAGTFCRGQGTPCYTSQHQAAALTTAGKKSWASTPFTILACPSDPLGNTAYGQGAGVGNAENINANYQGVCGNVNSVLRANVNYGPNSRHRIVTPVGTASSDVIGAYDIGAEYNGIFGYALKVNIGNITDGSSNTLMIGERAIDDSHSWGWTLTGNEGDSMLGTGAPMWNTVFSSKPPYNYNWQNSPVFSSRHTGGSHFLMGDGAVKFLSTAIDFNTYKALGTRAGGEVTGEF, encoded by the coding sequence ATGAAGTTACGTCGAAATCGCGGTTTCACGTTGATCGAACTGCTTGTCGTCATCGCGATCATTGCGGTCTTGATCGCTCTGTTGTTGCCCGCCGTGCAACAAGCTCGTGAGGCCGCCCGCCGCACGCAATGCCGAAATAACCTGAAGCAGTTGGGCTTGGCCTGCCACAACTATCACGACGCTTACAACTTGTTCCCGCTCGGCTGCGGCTACTCGCTGTGGGGCTGGAAGGTCTACATCCTGCCGTACATCGATCAGGGCAACCAGTACAACCAAATCAACTTCACCGACGGTTTGGACACGGCTGGAACCTTCTGCCGTGGACAAGGAACCCCTTGCTACACCAGTCAGCACCAGGCCGCGGCCTTAACCACGGCTGGCAAGAAGAGCTGGGCCAGCACGCCCTTCACCATTCTCGCCTGTCCATCCGATCCGCTCGGCAATACCGCCTACGGTCAGGGTGCTGGTGTCGGCAACGCAGAAAACATCAACGCCAACTACCAAGGTGTTTGCGGTAACGTCAACAGCGTGCTCCGCGCCAATGTGAACTATGGTCCAAACTCGCGTCACCGAATTGTGACCCCCGTGGGAACCGCATCAAGCGACGTCATCGGCGCTTATGATATCGGTGCCGAATACAACGGCATCTTCGGTTACGCGTTGAAAGTGAATATCGGCAACATCACCGACGGCAGCAGTAATACGCTGATGATCGGCGAACGAGCGATTGATGATTCGCACTCATGGGGTTGGACACTGACAGGGAACGAAGGCGATAGCATGCTCGGTACCGGTGCTCCAATGTGGAATACCGTCTTCAGCAGCAAACCGCCGTACAACTACAACTGGCAAAACTCGCCAGTGTTTTCCAGCCGCCACACCGGTGGTAGCCACTTCCTGATGGGTGATGGGGCAGTCAAGTTCCTCAGCACCGCCATCGACTTCAACACCTACAAGGCCCTCGGCACTCGTGCTGGTGGCGAAGTGACGGGCGAGTTCTAA